In Sphingobacterium thalpophilum, a genomic segment contains:
- a CDS encoding JAB domain-containing protein, with amino-acid sequence MYTSALLCNATRIAVAQNHPSGTLRPSTPDRTLTCFVNKGSLSKFIYRTLTDFHFRIIVVCLFSS; translated from the coding sequence ATTTACACCTCCGCACTTTTGTGCAATGCAACAAGGATTGCTGTAGCGCAGAATCATCCATCTGGAACATTGAGACCAAGCACACCAGATAGAACATTAACCTGTTTTGTAAACAAAGGAAGCCTGTCCAAATTCATTTACAGAACTTTGACAGACTTCCATTTTAGAATAATTGTAGTATGTTTATTTAGCAGCTAA